The Candidatus Acidiferrales bacterium genome has a segment encoding these proteins:
- a CDS encoding universal stress protein, with protein MSFARILIAVDQSAFAAHAANIGIELAKSLGAELAFIHVVDTAVASAAPDVGLPADKLIAMEKEEAKRLLSAFRERAGTSPLALEFLEMGKPATKIVDAAKSWPADLIVIGSHGRGGVERLLLGSVAESVVRHASCPVLVVRRAK; from the coding sequence ATGAGCTTTGCGAGGATTCTTATCGCTGTGGACCAAAGCGCGTTTGCTGCGCACGCCGCCAATATAGGAATTGAGCTCGCGAAGTCCCTCGGAGCGGAATTGGCTTTCATCCATGTCGTGGATACAGCCGTTGCCAGCGCGGCACCTGATGTTGGACTCCCCGCGGACAAGCTCATTGCGATGGAAAAGGAGGAGGCCAAGAGACTGCTTTCGGCTTTTCGCGAGCGTGCGGGAACTAGCCCCCTTGCGCTTGAATTCCTTGAAATGGGCAAACCTGCCACCAAGATTGTTGACGCAGCGAAGAGCTGGCCTGCGGACCTTATTGTAATCGGCAGTCACGGACGCGGCGGGGTTGAGCGGCTTTTGCTCGGTAGCGTCGCCGAGTCGGTGGTGCGTCATGCTTCATGTCCGGTTCTCGTCGTTCGAAGAGCGAAGTGA
- the purB gene encoding adenylosuccinate lyase codes for MIQRYTRPEMGRIWTEENKFQKWLEVELAAADTLADAGIVPRAAAAQLRERAKIDVAKILEIESRVRHDVIAFTVAVGDSVGNPESARWLHYGLTSNDVVDTAQALLVREASAKIEKEIERFAGILERRAWEFKDTPQIGRTHGVHAEPITFGLKIANWYDENRRDLARFRAAAAEMAVGKIAGAVGTCAHLGPEIEQKICQRLGLAVAPISSQVIERDRHANYLAALAILAASLERIALEIRHLQRTEVREAEEPFGGGQRGSSAMPHKRNPVSCEQVCGLSRVVRANSVAAMENIALWHERDISHSSVERVILPDSTILADYMLDRMCAIVEKMKVFPERMRRNLDSTQGLVFSGQLLQDLVEHGAPREDAYKWVQAHAMAAWETETSFRDRVAADPNITKFLDAKNLEHTFDLRRQLKSVDALFSRVFAKKSSAAPR; via the coding sequence TTGATTCAGCGATACACGCGCCCCGAAATGGGCCGCATCTGGACCGAAGAAAATAAATTTCAAAAGTGGCTCGAAGTCGAGCTCGCCGCAGCGGACACTCTCGCTGACGCCGGAATCGTCCCTCGCGCAGCCGCCGCGCAATTGCGCGAACGCGCCAAAATCGACGTCGCCAAAATTCTCGAAATCGAATCGCGCGTCCGCCACGACGTCATTGCCTTCACCGTCGCCGTCGGCGATTCCGTCGGCAATCCTGAATCCGCTCGCTGGCTGCACTATGGCCTCACGTCCAATGACGTCGTCGACACCGCGCAGGCGCTTCTCGTGCGCGAAGCTTCCGCGAAAATCGAAAAGGAAATCGAACGCTTCGCCGGAATCCTCGAGCGTCGCGCCTGGGAATTCAAGGACACGCCGCAGATCGGCCGCACCCACGGCGTCCATGCCGAGCCCATCACCTTCGGCCTCAAAATTGCCAATTGGTACGACGAAAATCGCCGCGATCTCGCGCGTTTTCGCGCCGCTGCCGCGGAGATGGCCGTCGGAAAAATCGCCGGCGCCGTTGGCACCTGCGCGCATCTGGGCCCGGAGATCGAGCAGAAAATCTGCCAGCGTCTTGGCCTTGCCGTCGCGCCGATTTCTTCGCAGGTCATCGAGCGCGATCGCCACGCGAATTATCTCGCCGCTCTCGCCATTCTCGCCGCGTCTCTCGAACGCATCGCGCTCGAAATTCGCCATCTCCAGCGCACCGAAGTTCGCGAAGCCGAAGAGCCTTTCGGCGGCGGCCAGCGCGGCAGTTCCGCGATGCCGCACAAGCGCAATCCCGTCAGTTGCGAACAGGTCTGCGGCCTCTCGCGCGTCGTCCGCGCGAATTCCGTCGCCGCCATGGAAAACATCGCACTCTGGCACGAGCGCGATATTTCCCACAGCTCCGTCGAGCGCGTGATTCTCCCCGATTCCACGATTCTCGCCGACTACATGCTCGACCGCATGTGCGCCATCGTCGAAAAAATGAAAGTCTTTCCCGAGCGCATGCGTCGCAATCTCGATTCCACGCAGGGGTTGGTTTTTTCCGGCCAGCTTTTGCAGGATCTCGTCGAGCACGGCGCGCCGCGCGAAGACGCCTACAAGTGGGTCCAGGCGCACGCCATGGCCGCGTGGGAAACAGAAACCAGTTTCCGCGATCGCGTCGCCGCCGATCCTAACATCACAAAGTTTCTCGACGCGAAAAATCTCGAACACACTTTCGATCTTCGCCGCCAGCTCAAATCCGTCGATGCGCTTTTTTCCCGCGTCTTCGCCAAAAAATCTTCCGCCGCTCCGCGTTAG
- a CDS encoding plasma-membrane proton-efflux P-type ATPase, translating to MLSDMEMVAGLTTAEVHARLQRYGPNRVEQERRRPVLTFLAKFWAPVPWMLEATIVLEILVHKWDEAPIIGGLLVFNSVLSFVQENQANRALALLRNRLCVQARVRRDGQWKLVPADQLVPGDVIHLRLGDLAPADVHLVEGALLADESELTGESLPVEKSAGAIVYAGSRLKRGEATGEVTATAEHTYFGKTAQLVKTAKTVSHLQRVIFSIVKYLVVLDAILVAIMLVYAGLSHLPWTEVLPFALILLVASVPVALPATFTVATAFGALEMSRNAVLVTRLSAIEEAAAMDILCTDKTGTITQNQLRVADICPVEGRSAEEVLRMAALASDVATQDPIDLAIFAAAQEKKVLDALPRRVQFIPFDPSTKRSEAVYEAPTGKLRVIKGAPDSLIQLATDGHERAGNVERLAAGGARVLAVAAGMDNSLTLVGFVSFEDPVREDSEELVKSLQGLGVRVIMVTGDALATAQAVSAQVGIGKRVGPAAILREGAAEAAEQYDAFAGVFPEDKFRLVEALQRKGHIVGMTGDGVNDAPALKQAEAGIAVSTATDVAKAAASMVLTETGLAGIVRAVETGRRIYQRMLTYTLNKIIKTLEIAVFLSAGVILTGTFVITPLLVVLLLFTNDFVTMSIATDHVSFSSRPDRWQIRTLMLTAGALASLVLILSFTVFFVGKDALHLPLGQLQTLIFLMLVFTGQGNVYLVRERNRVWHSRPSRWLVFSSLADVVVVSILAARGILMASISWSLIASLLAVVLLFLLVVDGLKIHIFRRFGVR from the coding sequence GTGTTGAGCGATATGGAAATGGTGGCAGGACTGACGACCGCTGAGGTTCACGCGCGGCTGCAACGATATGGCCCGAACCGCGTCGAGCAAGAACGACGCCGGCCGGTACTGACGTTCCTTGCCAAATTTTGGGCGCCCGTTCCCTGGATGCTCGAAGCGACCATTGTGCTCGAGATTCTCGTGCACAAGTGGGATGAAGCCCCCATTATCGGCGGCTTGCTCGTTTTTAATTCCGTCCTGAGCTTCGTCCAGGAGAACCAAGCAAATCGTGCTCTGGCTCTCTTGCGAAATCGCCTTTGCGTACAAGCTCGCGTGAGACGTGACGGGCAATGGAAACTCGTTCCCGCCGATCAGCTTGTTCCTGGAGATGTAATTCACCTGCGCTTGGGTGACCTTGCTCCCGCCGATGTTCACCTCGTCGAAGGTGCCCTGCTAGCTGACGAGTCAGAGTTGACTGGCGAATCGCTTCCGGTTGAGAAGTCCGCAGGAGCGATTGTCTACGCCGGCTCGCGGCTCAAGCGAGGCGAGGCAACCGGTGAAGTGACCGCAACCGCAGAACACACATACTTTGGCAAGACTGCCCAATTGGTGAAGACCGCCAAGACTGTAAGCCACTTGCAACGAGTGATTTTTTCGATTGTGAAATATCTTGTCGTCCTCGATGCCATACTTGTCGCAATCATGCTGGTCTACGCGGGCCTCTCGCATCTACCCTGGACGGAGGTCTTGCCATTCGCACTGATTCTTCTGGTGGCCTCGGTGCCGGTGGCATTGCCAGCAACGTTCACAGTGGCAACGGCCTTTGGCGCGCTAGAGATGTCGCGCAACGCGGTTCTGGTCACGCGGCTTTCCGCAATCGAGGAAGCTGCGGCCATGGACATCTTGTGCACGGACAAAACAGGAACGATTACCCAGAATCAGCTCCGCGTAGCGGACATTTGTCCGGTCGAAGGTCGAAGTGCCGAAGAAGTGCTGCGAATGGCCGCCCTGGCATCCGATGTAGCAACACAGGACCCCATAGACTTGGCGATTTTCGCAGCCGCGCAGGAGAAAAAGGTGCTCGACGCTCTTCCGCGGCGCGTCCAGTTTATTCCGTTCGATCCATCCACCAAGCGATCAGAAGCGGTATATGAGGCGCCGACCGGAAAACTGCGAGTCATCAAAGGAGCGCCGGACAGCCTCATTCAGTTGGCGACAGACGGTCATGAACGAGCTGGCAACGTCGAAAGGCTTGCGGCCGGAGGCGCGAGAGTGCTCGCTGTCGCGGCTGGCATGGATAACTCGCTCACGCTCGTGGGTTTCGTTAGTTTTGAGGACCCTGTTCGGGAAGATTCAGAAGAACTCGTGAAGAGCCTTCAGGGGCTCGGCGTGCGTGTCATCATGGTGACGGGAGATGCACTCGCCACAGCTCAGGCCGTCTCGGCCCAAGTGGGTATTGGCAAGCGAGTCGGCCCCGCGGCAATTCTGCGTGAAGGTGCGGCCGAGGCAGCGGAACAGTATGACGCCTTTGCCGGAGTCTTTCCCGAGGATAAGTTTCGGCTTGTCGAAGCTCTGCAACGCAAAGGGCACATTGTGGGCATGACAGGCGATGGCGTGAACGATGCGCCTGCCCTGAAGCAAGCCGAAGCGGGCATCGCTGTCTCCACGGCGACGGACGTGGCGAAAGCAGCCGCAAGCATGGTCCTTACTGAAACTGGCTTGGCCGGCATCGTGCGCGCCGTCGAGACGGGCCGCAGAATCTATCAGCGCATGCTGACATACACCCTCAATAAGATCATCAAGACGCTGGAAATTGCCGTCTTCCTCAGCGCTGGCGTTATTCTGACGGGAACCTTCGTCATAACGCCGCTGCTTGTGGTGTTATTGCTTTTTACCAACGATTTCGTCACGATGTCGATCGCTACAGATCACGTCTCGTTTTCCTCGCGACCCGACCGGTGGCAGATTCGGACTCTAATGCTTACCGCTGGCGCGCTCGCAAGCCTCGTGCTGATTCTTTCGTTCACGGTGTTTTTCGTTGGCAAAGATGCCCTTCATCTGCCCCTTGGGCAACTCCAGACGCTGATTTTTCTCATGTTGGTTTTCACCGGTCAAGGCAACGTCTATCTCGTGCGTGAGCGTAATCGTGTCTGGCATTCGCGTCCTAGCCGATGGCTGGTATTCAGCTCGCTGGCTGACGTAGTGGTGGTAAGCATTCTCGCAGCGCGTGGTATTCTTATGGCGTCCATTTCTTGGTCTTTGATCGCTTCGCTGCTGGCTGTCGTCTTGCTCTTTCTGCTGGTAGTTGACGGTCTGAAGATTCATATCTTCCGGCGTTTTGGTGTTCGCTGA
- a CDS encoding MBL fold metallo-hydrolase translates to MASGSSGNATLLETERTCLLVDAGLGRKETLRRLAALGKSPERIDGILISHEHTDHSSGLPQLLSHWQATAYLTQATCVEILKTLPEGSSKKMARVEHIRAGERFTVGDIEVSPFSVPHDAADPVGYAFRANGTKVAIVTDLGDLPRHVKLHLREADCLILESNHDLDKLKLGPYPWYLKQRIMARNGHLSNQKVSEYLADAESVEGFDGRARYLVLAHVSEINNDPNIVDFFAKEALHSRPIESAFQGELLIASQRVPLGPLNL, encoded by the coding sequence CTGGCCTCCGGCAGTTCCGGCAACGCCACCTTGCTGGAAACGGAGCGTACCTGCCTCCTGGTGGACGCCGGCCTCGGCCGCAAGGAAACTCTTCGCCGCTTGGCCGCTTTGGGCAAGTCTCCCGAACGCATCGACGGCATTCTGATTTCCCACGAGCACACCGACCATTCGAGCGGCCTGCCGCAACTCCTGAGCCATTGGCAGGCGACTGCCTACCTCACGCAAGCTACCTGCGTTGAAATTCTCAAAACCCTGCCGGAAGGTTCGAGCAAGAAAATGGCGCGTGTCGAGCACATTCGCGCCGGCGAGCGTTTCACCGTCGGCGACATTGAAGTTTCTCCGTTTTCCGTGCCTCATGACGCCGCCGATCCCGTCGGCTACGCCTTTCGCGCCAACGGCACCAAGGTCGCCATCGTCACCGACCTCGGCGATCTACCTCGACACGTCAAGCTTCATCTTCGCGAAGCCGATTGCCTGATCCTCGAGTCCAATCATGATCTCGATAAGCTCAAGCTTGGCCCGTATCCCTGGTACCTAAAACAGCGCATCATGGCTAGGAATGGCCATCTTTCCAATCAAAAGGTGAGCGAGTATTTGGCTGACGCAGAGAGCGTTGAAGGCTTCGACGGCCGCGCGCGTTACTTGGTCCTTGCTCACGTTTCTGAAATCAATAACGATCCCAACATAGTCGACTTTTTCGCCAAGGAGGCGCTCCACAGTCGCCCGATTGAATCTGCCTTTCAAGGTGAACTTCTCATCGCTTCTCAGCGCGTGCCCCTCGGTCCGCTGAATTTGTAG
- a CDS encoding helix-turn-helix transcriptional regulator, producing the protein MARGELPQDYCVCVPAHNGLIDRITRHAEDLLKLGRELSCSIAMSPRESEVLKEVMRNRGNKEIADRLNISIRTVKFHVSSLLGKFGVPSRWDLIQKAERTFGNQEYFPEPSSPAPRNLANPAPANARVVPLMRFESHKQNRVIPIRQRLHPA; encoded by the coding sequence ATGGCCCGCGGCGAATTGCCTCAGGATTATTGCGTCTGCGTTCCCGCGCACAATGGGCTCATCGACCGCATCACGCGCCACGCCGAAGATCTTCTCAAACTCGGCCGCGAACTTTCCTGCTCGATTGCCATGAGTCCTCGCGAAAGCGAAGTTCTAAAGGAAGTCATGCGCAATCGCGGCAACAAGGAAATCGCCGATCGCCTCAATATCTCCATCCGCACCGTGAAATTTCACGTCTCCTCCCTCCTCGGAAAATTTGGCGTGCCCAGCCGCTGGGACTTGATTCAAAAAGCGGAGCGCACGTTCGGAAACCAGGAGTATTTCCCGGAGCCATCGAGTCCGGCCCCGCGCAACCTCGCGAATCCCGCTCCAGCCAATGCGCGCGTCGTCCCCTTGATGCGCTTCGAATCTCACAAGCAAAATCGCGTCATCCCCATCCGCCAGCGTTTGCATCCCGCATAA
- a CDS encoding pitrilysin family protein has protein sequence MTSEARRIEKTTLPNGLLVVTETMPYMRSVSAGIWVRDGARREPHELCGISHFLEHMVFKGTSRRTAEDIAREVDRVGGMVDAFTAKEMVCFNTRVLDEHLPIAFDVLADMVLDPQFPEDEIARERSVVLEEIRMVEDNPEDLVHEIFSRNLWGHHPLGRPILGTSDTVPKFDRGVIQSWFRQCYTPDNMMITAAGNVSHAQMLDLIAPRFANRVPSSTGHATAPSAPVPRAEIVARSKSELEQVHLCLGVPAYCVTHSKRYAAMVLNNLLGSGMSSRLFQNIREKQGLAYAVFSDANHYRDAGILSIYAGTSLATVERLVASVFRELSDLKENAVSDEELSRSKANLKGATFLSLESSGARMSDLARQYLYFGEYTPIEERIAAMEAVTAPEIQDVAREIFQSARVSAAILGDLDGFTLTSSHFAC, from the coding sequence ATGACCAGCGAAGCGCGGAGAATCGAGAAAACGACTTTACCCAACGGCCTTCTTGTCGTCACGGAAACAATGCCGTACATGCGTTCCGTGTCCGCAGGCATTTGGGTTCGCGACGGCGCGCGTCGCGAACCGCACGAGCTGTGCGGCATCTCCCATTTTCTCGAACACATGGTTTTCAAGGGCACTTCGCGCCGCACTGCCGAGGATATCGCCCGCGAAGTCGATCGCGTCGGCGGTATGGTCGACGCCTTCACCGCCAAAGAGATGGTCTGCTTCAATACGCGCGTCCTTGACGAGCATCTTCCCATCGCCTTCGATGTCCTCGCCGACATGGTTCTCGATCCGCAATTTCCGGAAGACGAAATTGCCCGCGAGCGCTCCGTCGTTCTCGAAGAAATCCGCATGGTCGAGGACAATCCCGAAGACCTCGTCCACGAGATTTTCTCCAGAAATCTCTGGGGACATCATCCGCTCGGTCGGCCCATCCTTGGAACATCGGACACAGTCCCGAAATTTGACCGCGGCGTCATCCAATCCTGGTTTCGCCAGTGCTACACGCCGGACAATATGATGATCACCGCCGCTGGCAATGTCTCCCATGCGCAAATGCTCGATTTAATCGCGCCGCGCTTCGCCAATCGCGTCCCTTCAAGCACTGGACACGCCACCGCTCCGTCGGCGCCCGTGCCGCGCGCGGAGATCGTCGCGCGCTCCAAGAGCGAATTGGAGCAGGTGCATCTCTGCCTCGGTGTGCCGGCTTATTGTGTGACGCACTCCAAAAGATACGCCGCCATGGTGTTGAATAATCTCCTCGGCAGCGGAATGTCCTCGCGCCTTTTCCAGAACATCCGCGAAAAGCAGGGTCTTGCCTATGCGGTTTTCAGCGACGCGAATCACTATCGCGATGCCGGCATCCTGTCCATCTATGCGGGAACAAGTCTCGCCACTGTCGAGCGCTTGGTCGCCTCCGTGTTTCGCGAATTGAGCGATTTGAAGGAGAATGCCGTCAGCGACGAAGAGCTCTCCCGCTCAAAAGCCAATCTGAAGGGTGCAACCTTCCTTTCGCTCGAGTCCAGTGGCGCGCGCATGAGCGATCTCGCCCGGCAATATCTCTATTTCGGCGAATACACGCCCATTGAAGAACGCATCGCCGCGATGGAAGCGGTCACCGCACCGGAAATCCAGGATGTGGCCCGCGAAATCTTTCAATCCGCCCGCGTCTCCGCCGCAATTCTGGGTGATTTGGACGGCTTCACTCTCACTTCTTCTCATTTCGCCTGCTGA
- the pgeF gene encoding peptidoglycan editing factor PgeF has product MSNARETVEFIVPIARIAKRRPPKPAGRHLPALDKHWKFRRAAGLQILEAIPLKKFSWLVHGFSTRPGGVSQLEKSSSGSAKKESVLNLGFTDWDRRQSVAENRRRFAQALGAKSSALIAFRQIHSDVVHVVSSVPSDICQGDALATRTPHLFLSIQTADCIPILLVDPRNRAVAAVHAGWRGTLARIAAKTIGRMQMEFGTRPSDILAALGPRIGRCCYEVGPEVVKEFAAQFPQARDWFDGPFDVLASGEDPNPLPWLTMMPPGHEPPPPRCHLDLHAANSAILAAAGVASRNIFAVNLCTSCRTDLFFSYRREAQTGRMMAAIAII; this is encoded by the coding sequence ATGTCAAACGCTCGAGAAACCGTGGAGTTCATCGTGCCCATCGCTCGCATCGCAAAAAGAAGACCACCGAAACCTGCCGGCCGTCATTTGCCCGCGCTGGATAAGCACTGGAAGTTTCGTCGCGCTGCGGGCCTTCAGATTCTCGAAGCCATTCCGCTGAAAAAATTCAGCTGGCTCGTCCATGGCTTTAGCACTCGTCCGGGCGGCGTGAGCCAACTCGAAAAATCCTCCAGCGGCAGCGCGAAAAAAGAATCTGTGCTCAATCTCGGTTTCACGGACTGGGATCGTCGCCAATCCGTCGCCGAAAATCGCCGCCGTTTTGCCCAAGCTCTCGGCGCGAAGTCCTCAGCGCTCATTGCGTTTCGGCAAATTCATTCCGATGTTGTGCACGTTGTCAGCTCGGTTCCTTCGGACATCTGTCAAGGCGACGCACTTGCCACGCGCACGCCGCATCTTTTTCTCAGCATCCAGACCGCCGACTGTATACCGATTTTGCTCGTCGATCCGCGCAACCGCGCTGTCGCCGCCGTACACGCCGGATGGCGCGGCACGCTCGCGCGCATCGCCGCGAAAACAATCGGCCGCATGCAGATGGAGTTCGGCACGCGCCCCTCGGACATTCTCGCCGCTCTCGGCCCGCGAATCGGCCGCTGCTGCTACGAAGTTGGCCCCGAGGTCGTCAAGGAATTCGCTGCGCAATTTCCGCAGGCGCGCGACTGGTTCGATGGCCCGTTCGACGTCCTCGCCTCCGGCGAAGACCCGAATCCTCTCCCGTGGCTCACGATGATGCCGCCGGGCCATGAGCCGCCTCCTCCGCGATGCCATCTCGATTTGCATGCCGCGAATTCGGCCATCCTTGCTGCGGCTGGCGTCGCATCCAGGAATATTTTCGCTGTGAACTTGTGCACTTCCTGCCGCACCGATCTCTTCTTCAGTTATCGCCGCGAAGCCCAGACCGGCCGCATGATGGCTGCCATCGCAATCATCTAA
- a CDS encoding holo-ACP synthase, with the protein MIVGIGADIAEIDRVEAAIARHGRPFLERVFTPVEIAHCERHKAKFERYAARFAAKEAAMKALGTGWRKGVRWRDIEVKNEASGKPGLTLEGQAAEHAARLGAKHILLSITHSGNLAFAQVILES; encoded by the coding sequence ATGATCGTCGGAATCGGCGCAGATATTGCGGAAATCGACCGCGTGGAGGCGGCCATCGCGCGGCACGGGCGGCCGTTTCTTGAGCGTGTGTTTACGCCGGTGGAAATCGCACACTGCGAACGGCACAAAGCGAAATTCGAACGCTACGCCGCGCGTTTTGCGGCCAAGGAAGCGGCGATGAAAGCGCTGGGGACAGGCTGGAGAAAAGGCGTGCGCTGGCGGGACATCGAAGTGAAAAACGAAGCGAGCGGCAAGCCCGGACTCACGCTAGAAGGCCAAGCGGCGGAGCATGCGGCGCGGCTAGGAGCAAAACACATCCTGCTTTCCATCACGCACAGCGGAAATCTGGCGTTCGCGCAAGTCATCCTGGAAAGCTAG
- the rlmN gene encoding 23S rRNA (adenine(2503)-C(2))-methyltransferase RlmN: protein MREFENNSVHSQRFNLLDKSSEELRELAMSLGEPGYRGAQIYGALYAEHKTEIAQMTALPAAFRAKLAEIAEVRLPAIARTHRSADGTIRYVLRLADSSERKAATIETVFMPEEKRQTICVSTQAGCAVNCQFCLTATLGLIRNLSAGEILGQILVALGENRDALKPQTNVVLMGQGEPLLNYKAVMAALRILLDTKGLGISPKRVTLSTSGIIPGIERLSKEKVRPKLAISLNAASDEKRNAIMPINRKYPIGDLLEACRKYPLRTWERLTFEYVLLGGFNDTPEDARRLAKLVAPLRAKVNLIPWNPGELPYRPPDAERIEEFRKILADKGQMAFVRYSRGQDVMAACGQLALVETRS from the coding sequence GTGCGTGAATTCGAAAACAATTCGGTGCATTCGCAGCGCTTCAATCTGCTGGACAAATCGAGCGAGGAATTGCGCGAGCTTGCCATGTCGCTGGGAGAGCCGGGGTATCGCGGCGCTCAGATTTACGGCGCGCTCTATGCGGAGCATAAGACCGAAATCGCGCAGATGACGGCGCTTCCAGCGGCGTTTCGCGCGAAGCTCGCGGAGATTGCAGAAGTGCGCTTGCCGGCCATCGCGCGGACGCACCGTTCGGCAGACGGAACGATTCGATATGTGCTGCGGCTAGCGGATTCGAGTGAGAGGAAGGCAGCGACGATTGAGACCGTTTTCATGCCAGAAGAAAAACGCCAAACGATTTGCGTTTCGACGCAGGCGGGCTGCGCGGTGAATTGCCAGTTTTGTCTTACGGCGACGCTCGGTTTGATACGGAATCTTTCGGCTGGCGAAATTCTCGGGCAGATTCTGGTTGCGCTCGGCGAAAATCGCGACGCGCTCAAGCCGCAAACGAATGTGGTGCTGATGGGACAGGGCGAACCGCTGCTGAATTACAAAGCGGTGATGGCAGCGCTGAGAATTCTGCTGGACACGAAAGGGCTGGGGATTTCGCCGAAGCGCGTCACGCTTTCGACGAGCGGAATCATTCCGGGGATTGAGCGACTCAGCAAAGAAAAAGTGCGACCGAAGCTGGCGATTTCACTGAACGCGGCAAGCGACGAGAAACGCAACGCCATCATGCCAATCAATCGCAAATACCCGATTGGAGATTTGCTCGAAGCGTGCCGGAAGTATCCGCTGCGGACTTGGGAGCGATTGACGTTCGAGTATGTGCTGCTCGGCGGATTCAACGATACGCCGGAAGATGCGCGGCGGCTGGCGAAACTTGTCGCACCGCTGCGCGCGAAAGTGAATCTGATCCCGTGGAATCCGGGGGAATTGCCGTACCGGCCACCAGATGCCGAGCGCATTGAGGAATTCCGCAAAATTCTGGCGGACAAGGGACAGATGGCATTTGTGCGCTATTCGCGCGGGCAAGACGTGATGGCGGCGTGCGGGCAACTGGCGCTGGTGGAGACGCGGTCGTGA